TATCTAAGAAATGTTATTTAGCATATGACACATTTAAATAATAACTAGTCCACCCTGAATTTGTATTCTGCGGGATAGATTATGTGATGAAAAGATATGTATAGTACCAACAAGCAAAGTACCAATTGAAATCCAGTGATAAAAACACTCGGTATGTGTGACAGAGGatataatcatgcaaatttggaACTCAAATTTAAAGCCACTCACAGATTGGAACAACACACTAAAAGCAACACTTGGTTCATCTACAGAGTATTATATACACATTTCCAACAACAGAATTTGCGATGCAATGTGACCAAACCATAACAACATGGTTATGCAGGTACAGAATGTTCTAATGAAGGACAGACAGGACATCTACTACCAAATCAACAGattaaatatgcaagaaaaaaagtgatGCAAAACAACACATAATTGTTTTCATACATGCTAAAACAGTGGTGGTTAAAATATCTGCATGGAGTCATACCACTAAGAAACTTGCTAAAACACAGCTATTATTAATGTACAATTCTGATCATGGTATGGCACCTATCACTGTATCAGGCATCTAAACAGAAAATCACACATAGCTTCTAATTCTTCCAAAAATGCATTATAAATATATTATACTTGATGAAATGCTTTCAGACAACAATAGAGGAAAGTAAAATAGACAAAGTTAAAGAAAGGTGATGACAAAGACACACCAATCAAACATATGAAATCATGACATTTGAACTGATAGCTGCCTACATCATTTTGAAGTTGTAAGTAGAGTGGTCCGCGTTATTGCGCGTACGCGCCTGGTTGGGTGGATCGTCGTCGTAGATTGTAGCGCTTCTGTTCAGGCCTGGCAGCCGCCGGTGCCTCTGATCGTCGCCCTCGCTTCTTCTTCGCATCCTGAAGGAACAGCAAAACAAGATGTCCGAAGTGTTAAGGATGGATTCACTTCTGCAATAACTCTTCATGTCATCTACATTTACATCTACATGTCAACCTGAATCAGACAGTAAGATGACAGAGAAGAGGTGAACATTACTCTAGAatgatgtatgtgtatttgAAAAGGAAACCTGCAGTTTCAAACACACATTAGACTACATTAGTATTTATCATgatgcattttttaaaacatctcCTGCTTCTGCTTTACACGTCAATGATAAAGCATACAAGGTACAATTGTACCTGCTCCTAGAATGGCAGTTCCAGGTGAAAATGGTGTCAACatcaatgacaacattttctgtCAATACTACTTTGCTACAACCATTACAAGAAATGCCAAAATTTTCTGACTTCTTGCACCTTCTAGACATTCTTATTTTAGAGAGGTTGTTTATTAATCTAATATTgatacagtggattccaattattcgtattacgcctttttggataattcgggtaattggATAGAATTTCGAAAtcccaaaacatttgccattcattctactgtttagaacatcgcagaattggataacccacggtctcaaacttcgggtttttggatagaattacgtcaggtcacacaaattaaaaatgggaaaatatgccctaaaactcacaaaatgagtccaaaggtaactagtaaatgtatgtataaaggtgtaaagccatgtaaaggaccgtaagaaagttacattccacagaaaatctagCCGATAGCGCTGTGCTAGCGTGCGAACATTTGGAgttaggcgccattttgttaggttgccgcaaggtatgatgggcgaacgtcatgggaacgtcaacacgcttttgagttcatatttccccttcagacaacgtctaaacttggtttaccctacaaaaatgtgttttttcatatccactgtctcattaattgagctgatttcggctgcgCTGCGTAGATTTACAACAACGCACGTAATGCAACAGGGGTGTGATTTCGCAATGACCTATCTTGcgcattgaatggcgggatatctcaacccacgcgccgccattttaaatgttttgaatgtgaattttttccgtcttccaccgcgaaagacgtaaatttcagagtaatttgtggacacaagttgtagacaagaaggtgaagagtttatcactctccaatatcgttgttttaacttaaaattatgaaagtaacgTCATATTCTCCGGCATACGAGCGGAGCCATGTTCGTCTTTGTTTTGGTATGCCGCCAAATTGCCGACGCACGGctgtgcgagtcaagcgtacttttccacatgtgcatttagccactgatttgaactctttattagatcaagcatctcacagaaatcgcacagtatcggaacatatgattaaagttttgtaaacggagttccgtatcgttagagtggtaacctctatgagcgtctgtgtgttatgtttgcctattggttttcaaaactacacccctccccaaccaatgccgctaaagctggtcatatagccaacttcggactctagaataggccggataattggataaaatgcccAGACAAATAGGCGATACAATAAAGCGGATTCCACTGTATTTACATCCCTAGTTCTACATAGTTCAGCATTGTTACACTGTGTTTAAGCAACTATAGTATATGCACTTTGCAGCAATGCACTTGCCCATGTAAGCCTTGCATAATTTAGCAATACCTGAGAACGAAAGTCAACCATTTCTTTCAAGTTTACATGGACAAGTGCACAAAAAGCCTTCATGCGTGCCATAACCGTGAGCTCTGTGCCAGTATTAAGtccctgctatggaaaatgggtttGCAAGACAATGCCAAGGCATTTCTCAACCAGTACAGTGTTATCAGTTCTTGCACCGCTGTTAGAATTTGTCTACATGTAATATTGACTTTCCTGATCCTGTGTAAGAAAAATTTTTGCAGCGCACTACCTATAGCCAACCTAACATGCACCAGCGATTTGTGAAAAGTCGTGCTAAAAAGACAACCAACTACCAGTTGAATAGATGTACTTTGGTAGTTGTGGCCTTGGTCGCGTTCAGTTCTTTTTCTGTTTCCTTTTCTGTGAGCATataggaaaaacaaaacaagaacagaaaacaacacgtgaTTTATGGATTGATGTAAATCAGAGAAAACAACATCACCAAAGAGAATCCTATGTACACATTAAAGGAAGTTATTTTGCATCTGATCTGGAGGAGACTTCGAACAAATTCAAGCGCAGATATTCTATGAGTCATAAAGCATACTGATACAGTGACTTGAACAAATTTAGGAAATCTGACTAAACATTCCAGATAGTTCAAATTTCAAGTTAAGAGCTACCTTCTTGGGCAATGATACATTATCATTACATGTTTTGTGGAAAGTTTAAAAGGATATGTATTGGAATTATACATGTTTTTATAGCGTGTGCTTTACTGCTTGAAACCAGTGATGTGGAGTGTGCCACCTGAACAACAGTAAATGAACTTCAGGTCTGTTATGATCCTAAGGTAGACAGGTGTTCAAGCCCTCTTTTCCTTCCTCATTATCATATCACTGAGGATATTAAGGCTAGTAAAACTGCTATTTGTCTGGCATGTTTTGTAAGATGAAGGGTCACTTCACTTGAAGGGCAttaaaaaacaactttcttcactgTCAGAGTCAATAGCACAAGTACATGCGTACATGGTTCAAGGCAAAACAAAGGTGTAAGCGAAGTACTCAGTGCTACTTACCACGTATGTCTCGTTGTAGAAGTTGCCAAAAAGCATGATGTGGGAGATTCCATACAGGATCAGCGCTGTGTTGTACTGGTTGGGGAAGCCACAAGACACGTAGATCGCCACAGAGGTGTGGACTACAATAGCCAGGAACTGGATCTGAAGGAAAACACAGGGTGTGAAACATTACACTGCTGTTTACACCATACTGCCCTGGCTTCCTATGCATCACATACAACAGTTGGTACTGTAATACACGAGGTAGCAAAGATTAATGTTGCTTTATATCATCTTGCTGCTGTTAAGTAAGATCACAAATCAAATTCACTTGTAATGAAATCACTCAAAATTAAAGTGCATCATTCTGGTCTACTCCCTTTTTTGGAAGACATAAAGAGACCCAGGACAAAGGAATGAGAGAATAAATTCTAAACAGATCCATAAGTTTGTTGTAGTTGAGACCAAATTCATCTAGTAGCTTTCTTAACTTCAAAATTCTTAACTTTAAATCCTACcatgctactgtaaatgcatttaagtttgcgttaGAGGGAAACTGGAGTGGTCACGGCaattttaagttcacggtagtgCCATACagtgtagtcacatactgtaatggattTTTGtggcggttttaagttcacggtataTAAGGCTGCCtagcgaaaaccgtgaacataaaactgctacgaacatttctgcatttacagtatctaagtGTTATCTAGTCCGCCACTAAGAGAGCACCTGAGAGTCTTACCAGCTGCAGGGTGGTGAGGTAACGTTTCCACCACAGGTAGGGCTGCATTCTGGGCCCCACAGCGGCCAGCAGGTAGTATGCATACATCGCCACATGGATGAAGGAGTTCAGGGTGGCTGAGAAGTACGCTATCAGAAAAGCATTTAATGGTCAGAagtaaaaacaataaatattacAGGACAAATGATTTTTCTTGATATGGTCTTGGAAAAAAAGTTGTATGAATCAGTCAAACAAAATACATGGTTGCAGGCTGAATAAAGAGGTTCAGTagcttgaactatgcggctcaagttgtcttactgagggatgactgaggtgcgatagatgtcgggTAGCTGAGGAATGGGTCCACTctgctacatacaaaacattgtaGTTAGCTACAATAGTTTATTTATCAGACAGTTGATGGAAGACTGTGAAGAAACTTACATTCTCCTCCAGGGATCCAGCGCACTCCTACGAACCACAACATTGGCATGGTGGCGTGGTGATACACGTGCAGGAAAGAGACTTGGCTGGTCTTCTTACGCAGGATGAACACCACCTAGTGTACACATCCACACAAAATGAGTCCATGTTTTAGTGGTGACAATTTAGAACCCCTACTACAAAGGACAACGAAACTACAAACTTTTTCACCACTTTAGAGCTGCgtctatgtgtgcatgtgttttgtattgagCACATATAGAGAATATGCCAGTGTAACTGTGTAATGTTGCACTGTTCTTATTTTGACAGTTCTTCATGGCTTGAGCAACAACAAGGCTTTCAATTCACCATTAATATTTTTAGGAATAAACAAGTTCTCTTCGACGGATCAAGAGAAAACCAAAACCTATTCAATAGGGTAAAGTCTGGCAAGAACTTCTGTTTAAACTGTTCATGCGGTACTTACTGTATCCATCAGCTCCACAAGCTTGGAGAGGAAGAACATGTAACATGCCCCAGCCAGCTGGAAAATAAACAGTTTGTCAATATTTTGCATCATTCAGCCAACTCAGTGTGACATTACCTTACAAATGGCGTTGCCCAATCTCTCTGTTTTTTTAGAGAAAATGTAGTTGAGTAAGGAGCAACTTTAAGCTACAAAAACTACTACCTTTTGGACTCTATATATACTACTCTATTCTACCTTTGATTAGTTTGAAGGTGTTATACTGTAAGTCTCTTTATTTCCGGGGTGTTTTTAGATTCGCGGTATTCGGGGAGACCTTCGTGCCGCGAATCTACTTCTCCGCGGATGTGTTTGGTGcaaatgtgcccccctccccaaattcACGGCCGACCTCGAGATACTAGTAAGATAAAAGCAAGGagtgatgcaaaaacaacacacatgcGATCATGTAAAcgatatcaaaattttattcaaagtatacatatgtacacGAATAATGCCTGGCTTCATTATTTAGTTACTTCTTACAAAGAACAGtaaaggaaaatacaaaatcgGCCGCATACCGCGtgccgaaaaaaaaaaaaaaatttacgaGGCCACGCGCAGCATTCTCGTAACATCGGATCACTTTGAAGTTCTATTCCAGCGCCAATGTCTTCTTCCATAACTTCGGTTTACACTCAATCATATTCGTACTGAAATATAGCTGCCGATGACCACTGTTTGATTCACAGAATTCGAAAATGCAAAGCTACAAAGTTGTCTGAAACCTCTATCGCCATACTTTCCTTTGTTCTTGACGAGCTTGGCTTGGAATCAAAACACTGAGAAAAAGACCAAAAAATCATGCCTACAGTTTCTATAAAATGTTCCCTCTATGCTCCAGTTGTCAACCAACCTGTATTTGACCTTTTTATTCCTGAATCGATGTTTGCACTTCCATAGAAAGACTCTTTTAAACAACCGAAAACTGACGCTTCTACAAGCTTGTTGTGACTCGCTTGGGATTTCCCAAGCAGCATGGGCGAACACTTTCTttaaagaaaatacaaacactttttcttgtcaaatgaataaagaataaaatcaCACGCTCCTTAAATATGTGTACCTTTTAATCATACAACATATGTGATAAATAGTTGTGCATTTTTGTATGGTTAAATTAGAGCACAATTGCACTGCACGTAGCATTTTCACCCATACTATAATCGACTGTCCTGATGACCCTACATGACCTCCAAGGCGCCATCTTGCCAATCCGTGCCGCCGTCAGAACTAAACACAAACTTGCCAATTTCTCCTTGATTTCTCGCTAATTAACATTGTCTCAGCATTTTCGAGATTTtcttgaccatacaaaagtgaAATACTACGCAAATGATTAATATTGCCTTGCCGACTGTCGGTAAATTCGCcgaaaaaaattgttcaacCCACGTGTTATTGCGCGTAAACTTGCGCTAGCGCTAAG
The sequence above is drawn from the Branchiostoma floridae strain S238N-H82 chromosome 4, Bfl_VNyyK, whole genome shotgun sequence genome and encodes:
- the LOC118413959 gene encoding elongation of very long chain fatty acids protein 4-like, with the protein product MAALVERLTAFHEWAESTSDPRTKDLPFISSPLLTYGLVLLYLLFVWQGPKFMAKRKPFDLRWFMALYNGVLVVWNGYIFYEFLMTTFLNPGFSLVCQPVDYSQDQNATRLAGACYMFFLSKLVELMDTVVFILRKKTSQVSFLHVYHHATMPMLWFVGVRWIPGGESYFSATLNSFIHVAMYAYYLLAAVGPRMQPYLWWKRYLTTLQLIQFLAIVVHTSVAIYVSCGFPNQYNTALILYGISHIMLFGNFYNETYVDAKKKRGRRSEAPAAARPEQKRYNLRRRSTQPGAYAQ